The proteins below come from a single Serratia fonticola genomic window:
- a CDS encoding MFS transporter → MSSDAVSVPSAGALLPCPPRLLTAIIVFAAIAPGILMTAPAVAAQLASQWHLTPGQIGHLFSTELGAMSIATLPAWWWISRINWRKIATLAAVVFLIGNLASAMATDFSLLLVLRFIASLAGGTLMILCISCAAGTANPSRVYAFWVLGQLLLGVFGLLALPPLFAHFGLMAVYLILAAIMLCCLPLLSAFPSGFRHSHSAASQMPPSPSIYKLFAVLAVLAFYISLSAVWTFIGTIAEAAGLSPVHSGQVLAAATLFGIIGAGGAALVGARRSHKPLLWIGYGLLIASVLLLSRNPLLIRFTLAAVMFKFTWTFVLPFILARVSVLDNNGKLMNSINLVIGGGMAIGPTLAGYLIESSGGINALLIGALSCALLSLLLISLASPRAPRRLTGVIR, encoded by the coding sequence ATGTCCAGTGATGCAGTTTCTGTGCCTTCTGCCGGGGCCTTGCTCCCCTGCCCACCCAGGCTGTTAACGGCGATTATCGTGTTTGCCGCCATCGCGCCAGGGATCCTGATGACCGCTCCCGCCGTCGCTGCCCAATTAGCTAGCCAGTGGCACCTCACGCCTGGCCAGATCGGCCATCTGTTTTCCACCGAACTGGGAGCCATGAGCATCGCCACGCTGCCAGCCTGGTGGTGGATCAGCCGGATCAACTGGCGCAAGATCGCCACGCTGGCGGCTGTGGTCTTCCTGATCGGCAATCTGGCCTCGGCCATGGCCACTGATTTCAGCCTGCTATTGGTCTTGCGATTTATCGCTTCACTGGCCGGTGGCACACTGATGATCCTCTGTATCTCCTGCGCGGCAGGCACAGCCAACCCCAGCCGGGTCTATGCCTTTTGGGTACTGGGCCAACTGCTGCTAGGCGTGTTCGGCTTGCTGGCATTGCCCCCACTGTTTGCTCATTTCGGCCTGATGGCGGTCTACCTGATCTTGGCGGCGATCATGCTGTGTTGCCTGCCGCTACTGAGCGCGTTCCCCAGCGGTTTTCGCCATAGCCACAGCGCGGCCAGCCAGATGCCCCCAAGCCCGTCCATCTACAAGCTGTTTGCCGTACTGGCGGTATTGGCCTTTTACATCAGCCTGAGCGCGGTCTGGACCTTTATCGGCACTATCGCCGAAGCCGCGGGTCTTTCACCGGTGCACAGCGGGCAGGTGCTGGCCGCCGCCACCCTGTTTGGCATCATCGGGGCTGGCGGGGCGGCACTGGTTGGCGCAAGACGCAGCCACAAGCCGTTGTTGTGGATCGGCTACGGCCTGCTGATTGCCAGCGTCCTGCTGCTGAGCCGCAACCCGCTACTCATTCGCTTCACCCTCGCCGCTGTGATGTTCAAGTTCACCTGGACCTTTGTACTGCCATTTATTCTGGCGCGCGTCTCGGTGCTGGATAACAACGGCAAGCTGATGAACAGCATCAACCTGGTGATTGGCGGCGGCATGGCCATTGGCCCTACGTTGGCGGGTTACCTGATCGAATCTTCCGGCGGGATCAACGCATTGCTGATCGGCGCATTGAGTTGTGCGCTGCTGTCACTACTGCTGATCTCGCTGGCTTCACCGCGCGCGCCGCGCCGTTTAACAGGAGTCATAAGGTGA
- a CDS encoding helix-turn-helix transcriptional regulator — MTTTSSFMRNDAFISSCLNTIAHLIPVSAGVFYLVDPDLRPDHYILHGISDDTHQQYLDHFQQLDPLKPANFHQQDIQMVNMTPAAIANNRHYYHDFMLPNRMRDMTEIFIRQRKRIIAGVSLIRDTPFTELERSRLRAVLPLIELATRDLLPDSEAQLLTAKEQEIVNMVREGASNKRIALKLGISLSTVKTHMRNIFAKTAVVNRTELVSSGFIAYG; from the coding sequence ATGACAACCACATCATCCTTCATGCGTAACGACGCTTTTATCTCTAGCTGTCTGAATACCATTGCGCACCTGATCCCAGTTTCAGCCGGGGTTTTTTATCTGGTGGACCCGGACCTGCGGCCAGATCACTACATTCTTCATGGCATTAGCGATGATACCCATCAGCAATATCTGGATCATTTTCAACAGCTGGACCCGTTAAAACCGGCCAACTTCCACCAACAAGACATCCAGATGGTGAACATGACGCCAGCGGCGATCGCCAATAACCGCCACTATTATCACGACTTTATGCTGCCCAACCGCATGCGTGACATGACAGAGATCTTTATCCGCCAGCGTAAGCGGATTATTGCCGGGGTTTCTCTGATCCGCGATACGCCGTTCACCGAATTGGAGCGCAGCCGCTTACGTGCGGTGCTGCCGTTGATCGAGTTGGCCACCCGCGATCTGCTGCCAGACAGTGAAGCCCAGTTGCTCACCGCCAAAGAGCAGGAGATCGTCAATATGGTGCGTGAAGGGGCCAGTAATAAGCGTATCGCCTTAAAGCTCGGTATCTCTCTATCGACGGTGAAAACCCATATGCGCAACATCTTTGCCAAAACCGCCGTGGTCAACCGCACCGAACTGGTCTCCAGCGGTTTTATTGCCTACGGCTGA
- a CDS encoding APC family permease → MNLSSRLSAQLERGKVGFPTTLASSVGVIMASPVILTVTSGFGIGGDTFALAMLIAFIMMQAQLTTFSEAAAILPTTGSVYDYISCGMGRFFAITGTLSAYLIVHIFAGTAETILSGIMALVNFEHLNTLMESNNSSWMIGVGLVIIFGILNAFGIEAFGKAEVVLTFCMWSTLMIFSIAGLLLPHAVPLEGWFGTTLDVGDPLAVFSLVGMAMFMFVGCELVTPMAPEIKRSHRVIPRAMSLGLCGVALCMALYGAALSHQVENVVVDAANNVHLLDTPMAIPAFAGQIMGNFGKYWLGVGLLLAGAATINTLMAAVPRIIYGMVLDGAMPRIFAYLHPRFKTPVVAIAAAVLIPCVHAFAIQGNLDRIMPMVLAAVCAWGVAYLLVTCSVVILRIRRPDLPRAYKSPWFPLPQIVSSIGIVLAIFYITPPGMNPRDVYIPFGIMIGLTSAYALFWTLCVQKVNPFKPVPVEEVLESAFNKAEAAEVEFDRLTSLT, encoded by the coding sequence ATGAACCTGTCGTCGCGGCTCAGTGCCCAGCTAGAACGGGGCAAGGTCGGGTTCCCCACCACGTTAGCCAGTTCGGTTGGGGTGATCATGGCCAGCCCGGTGATCCTCACCGTTACCAGCGGTTTTGGTATCGGCGGTGACACCTTCGCGCTGGCGATGCTGATCGCCTTTATCATGATGCAAGCCCAGCTCACCACCTTCTCCGAAGCGGCGGCGATCCTGCCCACCACCGGCTCGGTGTATGACTATATCTCCTGCGGCATGGGGCGTTTTTTTGCCATTACCGGCACCCTGTCTGCCTACCTGATCGTGCATATCTTTGCTGGCACCGCCGAAACCATTCTTTCCGGCATCATGGCGCTGGTGAACTTTGAACATCTCAACACCCTGATGGAGAGCAACAACAGCTCGTGGATGATCGGCGTGGGCTTGGTGATCATTTTCGGCATTCTGAATGCGTTTGGCATCGAAGCCTTCGGTAAGGCTGAGGTCGTGCTGACGTTCTGCATGTGGAGCACCTTGATGATCTTTTCGATCGCCGGGTTGCTGTTACCGCATGCTGTACCGCTAGAAGGCTGGTTTGGCACCACGCTGGATGTCGGCGATCCCCTTGCGGTGTTCAGCCTGGTGGGTATGGCGATGTTTATGTTCGTCGGCTGCGAGTTGGTGACGCCGATGGCCCCGGAGATTAAGCGTTCTCATCGTGTGATACCGCGCGCTATGTCCCTGGGATTATGCGGTGTGGCGCTGTGCATGGCGTTATACGGTGCGGCATTGAGTCACCAGGTGGAGAACGTGGTGGTAGATGCCGCCAATAACGTGCATCTGCTGGATACGCCGATGGCTATTCCGGCATTTGCTGGCCAGATCATGGGTAACTTCGGTAAATACTGGTTGGGCGTCGGGCTGCTGTTAGCCGGGGCGGCTACCATTAACACCCTGATGGCGGCGGTACCACGTATTATTTACGGCATGGTGCTGGATGGCGCTATGCCGCGCATCTTTGCCTATCTGCATCCTCGCTTTAAAACTCCGGTAGTCGCGATTGCCGCTGCGGTGCTGATCCCCTGCGTTCATGCCTTCGCTATTCAGGGCAATCTGGACCGCATCATGCCGATGGTGCTGGCCGCCGTCTGTGCCTGGGGTGTGGCATACCTGCTGGTAACCTGCTCGGTGGTGATCCTGCGTATCCGCCGCCCGGATCTGCCACGCGCCTATAAATCGCCTTGGTTCCCGCTGCCGCAGATTGTCTCCAGTATCGGTATCGTGCTGGCGATTTTCTACATCACACCACCAGGCATGAACCCACGCGATGTCTACATCCCGTTTGGCATCATGATCGGCCTGACCTCCGCCTATGCGCTGTTCTGGACCCTGTGCGTGCAGAAGGTCAATCCGTTTAAACCGGTACCGGTAGAAGAGGTGCTGGAGAGCGCCTTCAACAAGGCAGAAGCTGCGGAGGTGGAATTTGATCGGCTTACTTCCCTCACTTAA
- a CDS encoding DUF3156 family protein: MIGLLPSLNRYWRRDPPGYQVGTTLNRLTANLQPYACERVAVNQLRLTLPQGPVIEVAEQVQSLFLAHIVTHRFRLQGNARFTEPLVLNIITGGWLRRKGVIYRTKAKHEGARQLIAALQQYPQIGDTLAKLDFRHATLTITEGRWQLDIEHFAASEVVSRVPASRRYLRLEAEQRRLLLSSFLMVSQLMEKCDE, translated from the coding sequence TTGATCGGCTTACTTCCCTCACTTAATCGTTATTGGCGGCGTGACCCTCCCGGTTATCAAGTGGGGACCACGCTCAACCGGTTGACGGCGAACTTGCAGCCTTACGCCTGTGAACGCGTTGCCGTTAATCAGTTACGGCTCACGTTGCCGCAAGGGCCAGTGATAGAGGTGGCCGAACAGGTGCAGTCGCTGTTTTTGGCGCACATCGTCACCCATCGTTTTCGTTTGCAGGGCAACGCACGTTTTACCGAGCCGCTGGTGCTCAACATCATCACCGGTGGCTGGCTGCGCCGTAAGGGCGTGATTTATCGCACCAAGGCCAAACATGAGGGTGCTCGGCAGTTGATCGCCGCGTTGCAGCAATACCCGCAAATCGGCGATACGTTGGCCAAGCTCGATTTCCGCCACGCCACGCTCACGATAACAGAGGGCCGCTGGCAGTTGGATATCGAGCATTTTGCTGCCTCCGAAGTGGTCAGCCGCGTACCCGCTAGCCGCCGCTATCTGCGGTTGGAAGCCGAGCAGCGGCGTTTGCTGCTGAGCAGTTTCCTGATGGTCAGCCAGTTGATGGAGAAATGTGATGAGTAG
- a CDS encoding SDR family NAD(P)-dependent oxidoreductase: MSRVVVITGGGTGIGAACARLLTKEGDLVFIVGRRREPLNALASEIGAHAVVGDAASGASWQTDILPAILQQAGRIDCLIASAGGMGLGRITEVTDAQWQQALDGNLNSAFASARACLPELVKSGGNLLFVASIASLAAGPEVCGYVTAKHALIGLMRSIARDYGPQGVRANAVCPGWVTTPMADEEMQPLMAAHHLTLEQAYQHVCRDVPLRRPASAQEIAQVCRFLCSTQASIITGATLVADGGSTIVDVPTLAFTSL; this comes from the coding sequence ATGAGTAGAGTGGTGGTGATCACCGGCGGTGGTACAGGCATCGGTGCCGCCTGTGCGCGTTTGCTTACGAAGGAGGGCGACCTAGTCTTTATTGTTGGCCGCCGCCGCGAACCCTTGAACGCCTTGGCTTCGGAGATTGGGGCACATGCCGTAGTTGGGGATGCTGCCAGCGGAGCCAGTTGGCAAACCGACATTCTGCCAGCGATTTTACAGCAGGCCGGACGCATTGACTGCCTGATCGCCAGCGCTGGTGGCATGGGGTTGGGCCGTATCACCGAAGTCACCGATGCCCAGTGGCAGCAGGCGCTGGACGGTAACCTCAATAGCGCGTTTGCCAGCGCCCGGGCCTGTTTGCCGGAGCTGGTGAAAAGCGGTGGCAATCTGCTGTTTGTCGCATCGATTGCCTCGTTGGCCGCCGGGCCTGAGGTGTGTGGCTATGTCACCGCCAAGCACGCGCTGATCGGACTGATGCGTTCCATCGCCCGCGACTATGGCCCACAGGGCGTACGTGCCAACGCTGTTTGTCCCGGCTGGGTGACTACGCCAATGGCCGATGAAGAAATGCAGCCGTTGATGGCGGCGCATCACTTAACGCTCGAGCAGGCCTATCAACATGTCTGTCGCGATGTGCCGTTGCGCCGTCCGGCCAGTGCGCAAGAGATCGCCCAGGTGTGTCGTTTCCTCTGCTCAACGCAGGCGTCAATTATTACCGGTGCGACGTTGGTGGCCGATGGCGGCTCCACCATTGTTGATGTGCCGACTTTAGCTTTCACTTCCCTGTAA
- a CDS encoding MoaF C-terminal domain-containing protein, with amino-acid sequence MSSEAVFIQVGALAEGFAPHSNTLAQQDLAGTTLAFHFAEGETVRCHFNDDQTLLWGDQRVDYRATSIRLGILFIDFLDPQRANGSITLVCDRQQGNFTAVYGQLPDESQTRLDAFSRVEQGLPLTAVNAEFRFGRLDNSDAPLPQFTDELIGMRNMYTYSPTERYEHIYLNNNFYAWQCLDGVEKGLADVDRCHYVKVAEKLYLFVWREKIIPTLGVVMIDLQEMRTDGKILGYQGSDFSSLSNFAVGAHAQILNTTHYPKA; translated from the coding sequence ATGAGTTCAGAAGCGGTATTTATTCAGGTTGGCGCGCTGGCGGAAGGCTTCGCCCCACATAGTAATACGCTGGCACAGCAGGATTTGGCCGGTACCACGCTGGCATTCCATTTTGCCGAAGGTGAAACGGTACGGTGCCACTTTAACGACGATCAAACCCTGCTCTGGGGAGATCAACGAGTTGATTACCGGGCCACCAGCATCCGCCTGGGGATCCTGTTTATCGATTTCCTCGATCCGCAGCGGGCCAACGGCAGCATTACGCTGGTGTGCGATCGTCAGCAAGGCAACTTTACCGCCGTTTATGGTCAGTTGCCGGATGAGTCACAGACGCGGCTGGACGCCTTTAGCCGGGTGGAGCAGGGTTTGCCGCTCACTGCGGTGAATGCCGAATTCCGCTTTGGCCGCCTGGATAACAGCGATGCACCGTTGCCGCAGTTTACCGACGAACTGATTGGAATGCGTAATATGTATACCTACAGCCCGACGGAGCGCTACGAGCATATTTATCTGAACAATAATTTCTACGCCTGGCAGTGTTTGGACGGGGTCGAGAAAGGGCTGGCGGATGTTGATCGCTGCCATTATGTCAAAGTGGCGGAAAAGCTGTACTTGTTCGTCTGGCGCGAAAAGATCATTCCGACGTTAGGCGTAGTGATGATCGATCTGCAAGAGATGCGCACCGATGGCAAGATCCTCGGCTATCAGGGCAGTGATTTCAGCAGCCTGAGCAACTTTGCCGTGGGCGCTCACGCGCAGATCCTCAACACCACGCATTATCCTAAGGCCTGA
- a CDS encoding SDR family oxidoreductase encodes MTAIYASDAFAGQVVLVTGGAQGIGLAIVSAFARLGAKVVMADLQLQKAQEAAESLCQQGWQVQAAACDMADAGQIAELVEQTAQQHQRLDVVIHNAAYFPLRPFNQIDAELLQRTLSVNLMAPFFLAQAALPWMKRQGGGRILVTSSVTGPRVAYPGLAHYAASKAGVNGFIRAAALELACDGITVNGVEPGMIRTPAMANLGGESLNQAIAAAVPLGRLGEPEDIAAAMVFLASPAAGYITGQTLIVDGGALLPEAHPVIH; translated from the coding sequence ATGACGGCGATTTATGCCAGTGATGCGTTTGCCGGGCAGGTGGTGCTGGTGACCGGCGGTGCGCAGGGCATTGGGCTGGCGATCGTCAGCGCCTTTGCTCGTTTGGGGGCCAAGGTGGTGATGGCCGATCTACAACTGCAAAAGGCGCAGGAGGCGGCTGAAAGCCTGTGCCAGCAGGGTTGGCAAGTGCAGGCCGCAGCCTGTGATATGGCCGATGCAGGGCAGATCGCCGAGCTGGTAGAACAGACAGCGCAGCAGCATCAACGGCTGGACGTGGTGATCCACAACGCCGCTTATTTTCCGCTAAGGCCGTTTAACCAGATAGATGCCGAACTGTTACAACGCACCTTGAGCGTCAATTTGATGGCCCCGTTCTTTCTGGCGCAGGCGGCGTTGCCGTGGATGAAGCGCCAGGGTGGCGGACGCATTCTGGTGACCTCGTCGGTCACAGGGCCAAGGGTTGCCTACCCAGGGTTGGCGCACTATGCGGCTTCCAAGGCGGGGGTTAACGGCTTTATTCGTGCCGCCGCATTGGAACTGGCATGTGACGGGATCACGGTGAACGGCGTGGAGCCGGGGATGATCCGCACGCCAGCGATGGCTAATCTGGGTGGGGAATCGCTGAATCAGGCGATAGCCGCTGCGGTGCCGCTGGGCAGGTTGGGGGAGCCGGAGGATATCGCTGCCGCAATGGTCTTTTTGGCTTCACCAGCGGCGGGTTATATCACTGGCCAAACGCTGATAGTGGATGGCGGCGCGTTGTTGCCGGAAGCCCATCCTGTTATTCACTGA
- the hpaR gene encoding homoprotocatechuate degradation operon regulator HpaR: MHESLTIALLQARETAMGFFRPILKSHNLTEQQWRIIRVLADNRSIEFHELAAETCILRPSLTGILSRMERDKLIFRLKPVNDQRKLYVSLTQQGQELYELARHQVEQGYGEIEAAFSKQKMDQLMELLDELIRLGDQQANKLEARS; the protein is encoded by the coding sequence ATGCATGAATCGTTAACCATCGCCCTGTTGCAGGCGCGTGAAACCGCCATGGGGTTCTTCCGCCCGATCCTGAAAAGCCACAACCTGACAGAGCAGCAATGGCGCATCATTCGCGTATTGGCCGATAACCGTTCCATTGAGTTTCACGAATTGGCCGCAGAGACCTGTATCCTGCGCCCCAGCCTGACCGGCATCCTGTCGCGCATGGAGCGGGATAAGCTGATCTTTCGCCTCAAGCCGGTTAACGATCAACGCAAGCTGTACGTGTCCCTGACGCAGCAGGGCCAGGAGCTGTATGAACTGGCACGCCACCAGGTGGAACAGGGTTACGGGGAGATTGAAGCGGCATTTTCAAAGCAGAAGATGGATCAGTTGATGGAGCTACTCGACGAGCTGATCCGTTTAGGGGATCAACAAGCGAATAAACTAGAGGCTCGTTCGTAG
- a CDS encoding fumarylacetoacetate hydrolase family protein, producing MKGTVFSVALNHRSQLDAWDQAFRAAPYQTPPKTPVWFIKPRNTYLANGGSIPFPAGETVQSGATLAVVIGSIARKVAADKVADYVAGYALANDISLPETSFYRPAIKAKCRDGFCPLGEVAPLASTSNLEIITEINGVEQDRWSTADLVRSVPELIAAISDFITLQPGDAVLIGTPHQRVEVKPGDQVTVRASGLPTLTNHVTQAGE from the coding sequence ATGAAAGGCACCGTATTTTCCGTAGCACTTAACCACCGCAGCCAGCTTGATGCCTGGGATCAGGCGTTTCGCGCCGCCCCTTACCAAACGCCGCCCAAGACGCCGGTGTGGTTCATCAAACCGCGCAATACCTATCTTGCCAACGGTGGCAGCATTCCGTTCCCGGCCGGTGAAACCGTGCAAAGTGGCGCAACGCTGGCAGTAGTGATTGGTAGCATCGCCCGCAAGGTGGCAGCGGATAAGGTGGCTGATTATGTGGCCGGTTACGCCTTGGCAAATGACATCAGCCTGCCGGAAACCAGCTTCTATCGTCCGGCGATCAAAGCCAAATGCCGCGACGGTTTCTGCCCGCTGGGAGAGGTTGCTCCACTGGCTAGCACCAGCAACCTGGAAATCATCACCGAAATCAATGGTGTGGAACAGGATCGTTGGTCAACGGCCGATCTGGTGCGTTCAGTGCCGGAACTGATCGCCGCCATCAGCGACTTTATTACCCTGCAACCGGGGGATGCGGTGCTGATTGGCACGCCACACCAGCGGGTTGAGGTCAAGCCGGGTGACCAAGTGACGGTGCGGGCCTCTGGTTTGCCAACCCTTACCAACCACGTGACGCAGGCAGGAGAATAA
- a CDS encoding fumarylacetoacetate hydrolase family protein: MRHARIRHHGQIVNVTVDDQLSVTLPDGSKLDEYDVEWLPPAQGTIFALGLNYADHASELEFKAPEEPLVFLKGPNSLTGHRQVSVRPAQVEYMHYEAELVAVIGKTARNVSREQAMDYVAGYTLCNDYAIRDYLENYYRPNLRVKSRDTLTPIGPYIVDRDDVADPHNLTLSTYVNGELRQRGTTADMIFDIPYLIEYLSEFMTLQPGDMIATGTPKGLADVQPGDEIVVEIEGIGRLVNHIISEKDYEESKG, encoded by the coding sequence ATGAGACACGCTCGTATCCGCCATCATGGCCAGATTGTTAACGTCACTGTAGACGACCAGTTAAGCGTTACGCTGCCCGATGGCAGCAAACTCGATGAGTACGATGTGGAATGGCTGCCACCGGCGCAGGGCACGATATTTGCCCTCGGCCTGAACTATGCCGATCACGCCAGCGAGCTGGAGTTTAAAGCGCCGGAAGAGCCTTTGGTATTCCTCAAGGGGCCAAACAGCCTGACCGGCCACCGTCAGGTTTCCGTGCGACCAGCGCAGGTGGAATACATGCACTATGAAGCCGAGCTGGTGGCGGTGATCGGTAAAACCGCGCGTAACGTCAGCCGCGAGCAGGCGATGGATTACGTGGCCGGTTACACCCTGTGCAACGACTACGCCATCCGCGACTACCTGGAAAACTACTACCGCCCCAACCTGCGGGTGAAAAGCCGCGACACCTTGACGCCAATCGGCCCCTACATTGTCGATCGTGACGATGTCGCGGATCCGCATAACCTGACGCTCAGTACCTACGTTAACGGTGAACTGCGCCAGCGCGGCACTACTGCCGACATGATTTTCGACATCCCGTACCTGATTGAATACCTGAGTGAATTTATGACGTTGCAGCCTGGCGACATGATCGCCACCGGCACGCCGAAAGGGCTGGCCGACGTGCAGCCTGGGGATGAAATTGTGGTGGAGATCGAAGGCATTGGCCGCTTGGTTAACCACATCATCAGTGAAAAAGATTACGAGGAGAGCAAGGGATGA
- the hpaE gene encoding 5-carboxymethyl-2-hydroxymuconate semialdehyde dehydrogenase, translated as MKTINHWINGKNVASKEYFTTTNPANGEVLAEVASGGQLEIDQAVAAAKEAFPKWANTPMKERARLMRRLGELIDQNVPQIAEMETADTGLPIHQTKNVLIPRASHNFEFFAEICQQMNGRTYPVDDKMLNYTLIQPVGVCALVSPWNVPFMTATWKTAPCLALGNTAVLKMSELSPLTADRLGELALEAGIPAGVLNVVQGYGATAGDALVRHKDVRAVSFTGGTSTGRRIIESAGLKKFSMELGGKSPVLIFEDADIERALDAALFTIFSINGERCTAGSRIFIQESIYPEFVKRFAERANRLRVGDPMDPNTQVGALISPQHWEKVSGYIRLGIEEGATLLAGGPDKPAGLTHGNFLRPTVLADVNNNMRVAQEEIFGPVACLLPFKSEEDGLRMANDVEYGLASYIWTQDVSKVLRLARNIEAGMVFVNTQNVRDLRQPFGGVKSSGTGREGGEYSFEVFAEMKNVCISMGDHPIPRWGV; from the coding sequence ATGAAAACCATCAACCATTGGATCAACGGCAAGAACGTCGCCAGCAAAGAGTATTTCACCACCACTAACCCGGCTAACGGCGAAGTGCTGGCGGAAGTGGCGTCCGGTGGCCAGCTCGAAATCGATCAGGCGGTAGCCGCGGCCAAAGAAGCCTTCCCGAAATGGGCCAATACGCCGATGAAGGAGCGTGCGCGCCTGATGCGTCGCCTGGGTGAGCTGATCGACCAGAACGTGCCGCAGATTGCTGAGATGGAAACCGCCGACACCGGGTTACCGATCCATCAGACCAAAAACGTGCTGATCCCACGCGCCTCGCACAACTTTGAGTTCTTTGCCGAGATCTGCCAGCAGATGAATGGCCGCACCTACCCGGTAGACGACAAGATGCTCAACTACACGCTGATCCAGCCGGTGGGTGTCTGTGCGCTGGTGTCGCCGTGGAACGTGCCGTTTATGACCGCCACCTGGAAGACTGCACCTTGCCTCGCGTTGGGCAATACCGCCGTGCTGAAGATGTCCGAGCTTTCGCCACTGACGGCGGATCGCCTGGGTGAACTGGCGCTGGAAGCCGGTATTCCTGCCGGGGTGCTGAACGTGGTGCAAGGCTATGGCGCAACGGCGGGGGATGCTCTGGTACGTCATAAAGACGTGCGTGCGGTGTCCTTCACCGGCGGTACCTCAACCGGTCGCCGCATTATTGAAAGCGCCGGGCTGAAGAAATTCTCGATGGAACTGGGCGGCAAATCACCGGTGCTGATCTTTGAGGATGCCGATATCGAGCGGGCGCTGGATGCGGCGCTGTTCACCATCTTCTCGATCAACGGTGAACGTTGCACTGCGGGTTCACGCATCTTCATTCAAGAAAGCATTTATCCGGAATTTGTTAAACGCTTTGCCGAGCGTGCCAACCGCCTGCGCGTAGGTGATCCGATGGATCCCAATACCCAGGTCGGCGCTTTAATCAGCCCGCAGCACTGGGAAAAGGTCTCTGGCTATATCCGCCTGGGTATCGAAGAGGGGGCAACCCTGCTGGCTGGCGGCCCGGATAAACCGGCCGGTTTGACCCACGGCAACTTCCTGCGGCCAACGGTGCTGGCCGATGTTAACAACAATATGCGTGTCGCGCAGGAAGAGATCTTCGGGCCGGTGGCCTGCCTCCTGCCGTTCAAATCAGAAGAAGACGGCCTGCGCATGGCCAACGATGTGGAGTACGGCCTGGCGTCGTACATCTGGACGCAGGATGTCAGCAAAGTACTGCGTCTGGCCCGCAATATTGAAGCGGGTATGGTTTTCGTCAACACCCAGAACGTTCGCGATCTGCGCCAGCCGTTTGGCGGGGTGAAATCCTCTGGCACCGGCCGTGAAGGCGGTGAATACAGCTTCGAAGTGTTTGCCGAGATGAAAAACGTTTGTATCTCCATGGGGGATCACCCGATCCCACGTTGGGGAGTGTGA
- the hpaD gene encoding 3,4-dihydroxyphenylacetate 2,3-dioxygenase — MGKLALAAKITHVPSMYLSELPGEHHGCRQAAIDGHKEISARCREMGVDTIIVFDTHWLVNSAYHINCNSHFKGLYTSNELPHFIRDMTYEYDGNPELGQMIADEARKLGVRAKAHEIPSLELEYGTLVPMRYMNSDRHFKVISISAFCTVHDFADSRRLGEAIKTAIEKYDGTVAVLASGSLSHRFIDDQRAEQGMNSYTRQFDQQMDERVVKLWEEGRFREFCEMLPEYADYCYGEGNMHDTVMLLGLLGWDKYQGKVEFVTPLFASSGTGQVNGIFPLPAQA; from the coding sequence ATGGGTAAATTAGCTTTAGCCGCAAAGATCACGCACGTTCCCTCGATGTATTTGTCTGAATTGCCCGGTGAACATCACGGCTGCCGTCAGGCCGCCATTGATGGGCACAAAGAAATCAGTGCCCGCTGCCGCGAAATGGGCGTCGACACCATTATCGTGTTCGATACCCACTGGCTGGTGAACAGCGCCTACCACATCAACTGTAACTCGCATTTCAAAGGGCTTTACACCAGCAACGAGCTGCCGCACTTCATTCGTGACATGACCTATGAATACGACGGCAACCCGGAGCTGGGGCAGATGATTGCCGATGAAGCCCGCAAGCTTGGCGTACGTGCCAAGGCGCACGAGATCCCAAGCCTGGAGCTGGAATACGGCACGCTGGTGCCCATGCGCTACATGAACAGCGACCGCCACTTCAAGGTGATCTCCATTTCTGCTTTCTGCACCGTGCATGATTTTGCCGATAGCCGCCGCCTGGGTGAAGCGATCAAAACCGCGATTGAGAAATACGACGGCACCGTGGCGGTATTGGCCAGCGGCTCGCTGTCACATCGCTTTATCGACGATCAGCGTGCCGAGCAGGGCATGAACAGCTACACCCGCCAGTTCGACCAGCAGATGGACGAACGGGTAGTGAAACTGTGGGAAGAAGGGCGCTTCCGTGAGTTCTGCGAAATGCTGCCGGAGTACGCCGACTACTGTTACGGCGAAGGCAATATGCACGACACCGTGATGTTGCTGGGCCTGCTGGGCTGGGACAAGTATCAGGGCAAGGTGGAGTTCGTTACCCCGCTGTTTGCCAGTTCCGGGACCGGTCAGGTCAACGGCATATTCCCGCTTCCCGCTCAAGCCTGA